Proteins encoded within one genomic window of Manis pentadactyla isolate mManPen7 chromosome 4, mManPen7.hap1, whole genome shotgun sequence:
- the SRCIN1 gene encoding SRC kinase signaling inhibitor 1 isoform X12, translating to MQPWQCLRRFALAWWERTAEGSSRSAREEAGPRDPGCRGEPDPERSSPPMLSADDAEYPREYRTLGGGGGGGSGGRRFSNVGLVHTSERRHTVIAAQSLEALSGLQKADADRKRDAFMDHLKSKYPQHALALRGQQDRMREQVGGWTVDPVCLLSSLCSHLHGDSAPSGAGQPAQQPNYWSFKTRSSRHTQGAQPGLADQAAKLSYASAESLETMSEAELPLGFSRMNRFRQSLPLSRSASQTKLRSPGVLFLQFGEETRRVHITHEVSSLDTLHALIAHMFPQKLTMGMLKSPNTAILIKDEARNVFYELEDVRDIQDRSIIKIYRKEPLYAAFPGSHLTNGDLRREMVYASRESSPTRRLNNLSPAPHLASSSPPPGLPSGLPTGLPSGSPSRSRLSYAGGRPPSYAGSPVHHAAERLGGAPAAQGVSPSPSAILERRDVKPDEDLAGKAGGMVLVKGEGLYADPYGLLHEGRLSLAAAAGDPFAYPGAGGLYKRGSVRSLSTYSAAALQSDLEDSLYKAAGSGPLYGDGYGFRLPPSSPQKLTDVAAPPGGPQPPHSPYSGPPSRGSPVRQSFRKDSGSSSVFAESPGGKTRSAGGSSTAGAPPPELFPGPGDRPLAGFGTPVPAKDTETRERMEAMEKQIASLTGLVQSALLRGSEPETPSEKIEGSNGAATPSAPCGSGGRSSGATPVSGPPPPSASSTPAGQPTAISRLQMQLHLRGLQNSTSDLRGQLQQLRKLQLQNLESLRVLLKGTEAELSMRVSEAARRQEDPLQRQRTLVEEERLRYLNDEELITQQLNDLEKSVEKIQRDVSHNHRLVPGPELEEKALVLKQLGETLTELKAHFPGLQSKMRVVLRVEVEAVKFLKEEPQRLDGLLKRCRGVTDTLAQIRRQVDEGVWPPPNSLLNQSPKKVMAETDFNKTLDFEMPPPSPPLNLHELSGSAEGAPTTPKGINPTKGLDTPGKRSMDKAVSVEAAERDWEEKRAALTQYSAKDINRLLEETQAELLKAIPDLDCASKAHPGLAPTPDHKPPKVPHGQKAAPRTEPSGRRGSDELTVPRYRTEKPSKSPPPPPPRRSFPSSHGLTTTRTGEVVVTSKKDSAFIKKAESEELEVQKPQVKLRRTVSEVARPASTPPIMASAIKDEDDEDRIIAELEVFERSSVSSLPPTPRRQLIPTLLSPQDLGFPVGSAPGPTWKAAPGPKAFCIPRIILTECAPNPPSPPEDRLEELTPTPRPRTLAGSKRGWDGPQALPGIVATASQPRSSWVPEKEGAVLKRLEIGGCSPEEGGAGVPGPQRPALDGTQKPSTAETHVGETPRDSEQGAHPCRRECNGQPAVGPGCTTRGTTTQRMDSLEEMLRELEATLSQMGTALTAGPPGGPPFPSPGAQVVASALSSPPAFTLPSLILRALSSHRPSLSSCHSPGSLAPGSICGQSPREAGKLAYPGIRPTRPRRDQRPPLCSVSVNQQIKFSPPSPTPRSPRPVLSDSLSLIFLPAPLDSF from the exons ATCCGGAGCGGAGCAGCCCCCCCATGCTGTCTGCGGACGATGCCGAGTACCCGCGAGAGTACCGGACcctggggggcgggggcggcgggggcAGCGGGGGCCGGCGCTTCTCCAACGTGGGGCTGGTGCACACGTCGGAGCGGCGGCACACGGTGATCGCCGCCCAGAGCCTGGAGGCGCTCAGCGGGCTCCAGAAGGCGGATGCCGACCGCAAGCGCGATGCCTTCATGGACCACCTGAAGAGCAAGTACCCCCAGCACGCCCTCGCTCTGCGGGGCCAGCAGGACAGGATGCGAGAGCAG GTTGGCGGCTGGACCGTGGACCCCGTGTGCCTCCTCAGCTCCCTCTGCTCCCACCTCCATGGCGACTCCGCCCCCTCCGGGGCTGGCCAGCCGGCCCAG CAGCCAAACTACTGGAGTTTCAAG ACCCGCAGCTCGCGCCACACTCAGGGAGCCCAGCCTGGGCTGGCAGATCAGGCAGCCAAACTGTCATACGCCTCAGCTGAGTCACTGGAGACCATGTCGGAGGCGGAGCTGCCCCTGGGTTTTAGTAGGATGAACCGCTTCCGACAGAGCCTGCCCCTCTCCCGCTCTGCCAGCCAGACCAAGCTGCGCTCACCAG GGGTGCTGTTCCTGCAGTTCGGGGAGGAGACTCGGCGTGTGCACATCACGCACGAGGTCAGCAGCCTGGACACGCTGCACGCACTCATCGCTCACATGTTCCCGCAGAAGCTCACCATGGGCATGCTTAAGTCGCCCAACACCGCCATCCTCATCAAAGACGAGGCTCGCAACGTTTTCTACGAGCTGGAGGACGTCCG GGACATCCAAGACCGCAGTATTATTAAGATCTATAGAAAGGAGCCACTCTACGCCGCCTTTCCTGGCTCACATCTCACCAACGGGGACCTCCGG agagagatggtgTATGCGTCGCGTGAGTCGTCCCCCACCCGGCGCCTCAACAACCTGTCGCCGGCCCCGCACCTGGCGTCCAGCTCGCCGCCACCGGGACTACCGTCCGGGCTGCCAACCGGGCTGCCGTCGGGTTCACCGTCGCGCTCGCGCCTCTCCTACGCCGGGGGCCGCCCTCCCTCCTACGCAGGGAGCCCGGTACATCACGCGGCCGAGCGGCTGGGAGGTGCCCCAGCCGCCCAGGGCGTCAGTCCCAGCCCCAGCGCCATCCTGGAGCGGCGCGACGTGAAGCCAGATGAGGACCTGGCGGGCAAGGCTGGCGGCATGGTGCTGGTGAAGGGCGAGGGCCTCTACGCCGACCCCTATGGGTTGCTGCACGAGGGCCGCCTGAGCTTGGCAGCGGCCGCTGGCGACCCATTTGCCTACCCCGGCGCCGGCGGCCTCTACAAGCGCGGCTCGGTGCGCTCTCTCAGCACCTACTCCGCCGCCGCGCTGCAGTCCGACCTGGAGGACTCGCTGTACAAGGCGGCGGGTAGCGGCCCGCTCTACGGCGACGGCTACGGCTTCCGCCTGCCGCCCTCGTCGCCGCAGAAGCTGACCGACGTGGCGGCGCCTCCCGGAGGCCCCCAGCCCCCGCACAGCCCCTACTCAGGGCCGCCCAGTCGCGGCTCGCCGGTGCGCCAGTCCTTCCGCAAAGACTCGGGCTCCTCATCGGTCTTCGCAGAGAGCCCTGGGGGCAAGACCCGCAGCGCCGGGGGCTCCTCGACGGCCGGAGCTCCTCCTCCTGAGCTCTTCCCCGGGCCTGGGGACCGCCCGCTCGCTGGGTTTGGGACGCCTGTGCCAGCCAAGGACACGGAGACCAG GGAGCGCATGGAGGCCATGGAAAAGCAGATTGCCAGTCTCACAGGCCTGGTGCAGAGTGCCCTACTGCGAGGCTCAGAGCCTGAGACCCCCAG TGAGAAGATTGAAGGCTCCAACGGAGCAGCCACCCCTTCAGCAC CCTGTGGGTCAGGTGGCCGGAGCAGCGGGGCCACCCCAGTGTCCGGTCCTCCTCCACCATCAGCCAGCAGCACCCCTGCAGGGCAACCTACAGCCATCAGCCGTTTGCAGATGCAGCTGCACCTGCGTGGCCTGCAGAACAGCACCAGTGACCTGCGCGGCCAACTACAGCAATTGCGTAAACTCCAG CTCCAGAACTTGGAGTCGTTGCGCGTGTTGCTGAAGGGCACGGAGGCGGAGCTGAGCATGCGCGTGTCGGAGGCGGCGCGGCGGCAGGAGGACCCGCTGCAGCGGCAGCGCACCCTGGTGGAGGAGGAGCGGCTGCGCTACCTCAACGACGAGGAGCTCATTACCCAGCAGCTCAA TGACCTGGAAAAGTCAGTGGAGAAGATCCAGAGGGACGTGTCCCACAACCACCGGCTGGTGCCTGGGCCCGAGCTGGAGGAGAAGGCACTGGTGCTGAAGCAGCTTGGGGAGACACTGACTGAGCTCAAGG CTCACTTCCCAGGTCTGCAGAGCAAGATGCGGGTTGTGCTGCGTGTGGAGGTGGAGGCTGTGAAGTTCCTGAAGGAGGAGCCACAGCGCCTGGATGGGCTACTCAAGCGCTGCCGTGGGGTCACAGACACGCTGGCCCAGATCCGAAG GCAAGTGGATGAGGGTGTGTGGCCACCCCCTAACAGCCTCCTGAACCAGTCCCCCAAGAAGGTGATGGCTGAGACTGACTTCAACAAGACCTTGGACTTTGAAATGCCACCCCCGAGCCCTCCACTGAACCTCCATGAACTGAGTGGGTCGGCTGAGGGAGCCCCGACTACCCCCAAGGGGATCAACCCCACCAAAGGCCTGGACACTCCTGGCAAGAGAAGCATGGACAAGGCTGTGTCTGTTGAG GCTGCTGAGCGGGACTGGGAGGAGAAGCGGGCAGCCCTGACCCAGTACAGTGCCAAGGACATCAACCGGCTGCTGGAAGAGACACAGGCGGAGCTGCTGAAGGCCATCCCTGACCTGGACTGTGCGAGCAAGGCCCACCCGGGCCTGGCCCCCACCCCTGACCACAAGCCCCCCAAGGTCCCCCACGGCCAGAAGGCAGCCCCCCGGACGGAGCCCAGTGGGAGGAGGGGCTCAG ACGAGCTGACCGTGCCCCGGTACCGCACAGAGAAGCCGTCCAAGTCACCCCCGCCACCCCCTCCACGCCGGAGCTTCCCGTCCTCCCACGGCCTGACCACCACGCGCACTGGGGAGGTTGTGGTCACCAGCAAGAAGGACTCAGCCTTCATCAAG AAGGCTGAGTCCGAGGAGCTGGAGGTGCAGAAGCCCCAAGTGAAGCTGCGCCGGACAGTGTCCGAGGTGGCCCGCCCAGCCTCCACGCCGCCCATCATGGCCTCTGCCATCAAGGATGAGGACGATGAGGACCGCATCATTGCAGAGCTGGAG GTGTTTGAAAGAAGCTCAGTGTCTTCCCTACCCCCCACGCCCCGCCGCCAGCTGATCCCCACCTTGCTGTCCCCCCAGGATCTGGGGTTCCCTGTGGGCTCAGCCCCGGGCCCTACGTGGAAG gCTGCTCCAGGCCCTAAAGCCTTCTGCATCCCTCGGATCATCTTGACGGAGTGTGCCCctaaccctccctccccaccagaaGACAGGCTTGAAGAACTGACTCCCACCCCAAGACCCCGGACCCTGGCTGGCAGCAAGAGGGGCTGGGATGGCCCACAGGCCCTGCCAGGCATAGTGGCCACGGCTTCccagcccaggagcagctgggTGCCTGAGAAGGAAGGGGCAGTTCTGAAGAGACTGGAGATAGGGGGTTGCAGCCCAGAGGAGGGAGGAGCTGGGGTCCCTGGTCCTCAGAGACCAGCCCTGGACGGGACTCAGAAGCCCTCCACTGCTGAGACTCATGTGGGGGAGACCCCCAGGGACTCTGAACAAGGTGCCCACCCCTGCAGGAGGGAGTGCAATGGCCAGCCTGCTGTTGGCCCAGGCTGTACAACGAGAGGTACTACCACTCAACGGATGGACAGCCTGGAAGAGATGCTCCGGGAGCTGGAAGCCACACTGAGCCAGATGGGCACAGCCCTCACTGCGGGGCCCCCTGGTGGCCCCCCATTTCCATCCCCTGGTGCCCAGGTGGTTGCCTCCGCCctgtcctctcctcctgccttcaCGCTCCCGTCTCTCATCTTGAgagccctctcctcccaccggccTTCCCTCAGCTCCTGCCACTCTCCTGGGAGCCTGGCACCAGGCAGCATTTGCGGGCAGAGCCCCAGGGAGGCTGGGAAGCTGGCCTACCCAGGGATCCGCCCAACCAGACCTCGCAGGGACCAGCGCCCTCCCCTCTGCTCTGTATCTGTAAACCAGCAAATAAAGTTCTCTCCCCCTTCTCCAACCCCACGCTCCCCGCGCCCTGTCCTGTCcgactctctgtctctcatttttCTGCCTGCGCCTCTGGATTCATTCTGA
- the SRCIN1 gene encoding SRC kinase signaling inhibitor 1 isoform X8 produces MEEMYRDPFLSSKLVLGMLGVNTRGRGLSSPSPPQEMLGREGTGQRTRGREEESNQNRKRGRSRCQLELEKFVEPSDPERSSPPMLSADDAEYPREYRTLGGGGGGGSGGRRFSNVGLVHTSERRHTVIAAQSLEALSGLQKADADRKRDAFMDHLKSKYPQHALALRGQQDRMREQVGGWTVDPVCLLSSLCSHLHGDSAPSGAGQPAQQPNYWSFKTRSSRHTQGAQPGLADQAAKLSYASAESLETMSEAELPLGFSRMNRFRQSLPLSRSASQTKLRSPGVLFLQFGEETRRVHITHEVSSLDTLHALIAHMFPQKLTMGMLKSPNTAILIKDEARNVFYELEDVRDIQDRSIIKIYRKEPLYAAFPGSHLTNGDLRREMVYASRESSPTRRLNNLSPAPHLASSSPPPGLPSGLPTGLPSGSPSRSRLSYAGGRPPSYAGSPVHHAAERLGGAPAAQGVSPSPSAILERRDVKPDEDLAGKAGGMVLVKGEGLYADPYGLLHEGRLSLAAAAGDPFAYPGAGGLYKRGSVRSLSTYSAAALQSDLEDSLYKAAGSGPLYGDGYGFRLPPSSPQKLTDVAAPPGGPQPPHSPYSGPPSRGSPVRQSFRKDSGSSSVFAESPGGKTRSAGGSSTAGAPPPELFPGPGDRPLAGFGTPVPAKDTETRERMEAMEKQIASLTGLVQSALLRGSEPETPSEKIEGSNGAATPSAPCGSGGRSSGATPVSGPPPPSASSTPAGQPTAISRLQMQLHLRGLQNSTSDLRGQLQQLRKLQLQNLESLRVLLKGTEAELSMRVSEAARRQEDPLQRQRTLVEEERLRYLNDEELITQQLNDLEKSVEKIQRDVSHNHRLVPGPELEEKALVLKQLGETLTELKAHFPGLQSKMRVVLRVEVEAVKFLKEEPQRLDGLLKRCRGVTDTLAQIRRQVDEGVWPPPNSLLNQSPKKVMAETDFNKTLDFEMPPPSPPLNLHELSGSAEGAPTTPKGINPTKGLDTPGKRSMDKAVSVEAAERDWEEKRAALTQYSAKDINRLLEETQAELLKAIPDLDCASKAHPGLAPTPDHKPPKVPHGQKAAPRTEPSGRRGSDELTVPRYRTEKPSKSPPPPPPRRSFPSSHGLTTTRTGEVVVTSKKDSAFIKKAESEELEVQKPQVKLRRTVSEVARPASTPPIMASAIKDEDDEDRIIAELEVFERSSVSSLPPTPRRQLIPTLLSPQDLGFPVGSAPGPTWKAAPGPKAFCIPRIILTECAPNPPSPPEDRLEELTPTPRPRTLAGSKRGWDGPQALPGIVATASQPRSSWVPEKEGAVLKRLEIGGCSPEEGGAGVPGPQRPALDGTQKPSTAETHVGETPRDSEQGAHPCRRECNGQPAVGPGCTTRGTTTQRMDSLEEMLRELEATLSQMGTALTAGPPGGPPFPSPGAQVVASALSSPPAFTLPSLILRALSSHRPSLSSCHSPGSLAPGSICGQSPREAGKLAYPGIRPTRPRRDQRPPLCSVSVNQQIKFSPPSPTPRSPRPVLSDSLSLIFLPAPLDSF; encoded by the exons ATCCGGAGCGGAGCAGCCCCCCCATGCTGTCTGCGGACGATGCCGAGTACCCGCGAGAGTACCGGACcctggggggcgggggcggcgggggcAGCGGGGGCCGGCGCTTCTCCAACGTGGGGCTGGTGCACACGTCGGAGCGGCGGCACACGGTGATCGCCGCCCAGAGCCTGGAGGCGCTCAGCGGGCTCCAGAAGGCGGATGCCGACCGCAAGCGCGATGCCTTCATGGACCACCTGAAGAGCAAGTACCCCCAGCACGCCCTCGCTCTGCGGGGCCAGCAGGACAGGATGCGAGAGCAG GTTGGCGGCTGGACCGTGGACCCCGTGTGCCTCCTCAGCTCCCTCTGCTCCCACCTCCATGGCGACTCCGCCCCCTCCGGGGCTGGCCAGCCGGCCCAG CAGCCAAACTACTGGAGTTTCAAG ACCCGCAGCTCGCGCCACACTCAGGGAGCCCAGCCTGGGCTGGCAGATCAGGCAGCCAAACTGTCATACGCCTCAGCTGAGTCACTGGAGACCATGTCGGAGGCGGAGCTGCCCCTGGGTTTTAGTAGGATGAACCGCTTCCGACAGAGCCTGCCCCTCTCCCGCTCTGCCAGCCAGACCAAGCTGCGCTCACCAG GGGTGCTGTTCCTGCAGTTCGGGGAGGAGACTCGGCGTGTGCACATCACGCACGAGGTCAGCAGCCTGGACACGCTGCACGCACTCATCGCTCACATGTTCCCGCAGAAGCTCACCATGGGCATGCTTAAGTCGCCCAACACCGCCATCCTCATCAAAGACGAGGCTCGCAACGTTTTCTACGAGCTGGAGGACGTCCG GGACATCCAAGACCGCAGTATTATTAAGATCTATAGAAAGGAGCCACTCTACGCCGCCTTTCCTGGCTCACATCTCACCAACGGGGACCTCCGG agagagatggtgTATGCGTCGCGTGAGTCGTCCCCCACCCGGCGCCTCAACAACCTGTCGCCGGCCCCGCACCTGGCGTCCAGCTCGCCGCCACCGGGACTACCGTCCGGGCTGCCAACCGGGCTGCCGTCGGGTTCACCGTCGCGCTCGCGCCTCTCCTACGCCGGGGGCCGCCCTCCCTCCTACGCAGGGAGCCCGGTACATCACGCGGCCGAGCGGCTGGGAGGTGCCCCAGCCGCCCAGGGCGTCAGTCCCAGCCCCAGCGCCATCCTGGAGCGGCGCGACGTGAAGCCAGATGAGGACCTGGCGGGCAAGGCTGGCGGCATGGTGCTGGTGAAGGGCGAGGGCCTCTACGCCGACCCCTATGGGTTGCTGCACGAGGGCCGCCTGAGCTTGGCAGCGGCCGCTGGCGACCCATTTGCCTACCCCGGCGCCGGCGGCCTCTACAAGCGCGGCTCGGTGCGCTCTCTCAGCACCTACTCCGCCGCCGCGCTGCAGTCCGACCTGGAGGACTCGCTGTACAAGGCGGCGGGTAGCGGCCCGCTCTACGGCGACGGCTACGGCTTCCGCCTGCCGCCCTCGTCGCCGCAGAAGCTGACCGACGTGGCGGCGCCTCCCGGAGGCCCCCAGCCCCCGCACAGCCCCTACTCAGGGCCGCCCAGTCGCGGCTCGCCGGTGCGCCAGTCCTTCCGCAAAGACTCGGGCTCCTCATCGGTCTTCGCAGAGAGCCCTGGGGGCAAGACCCGCAGCGCCGGGGGCTCCTCGACGGCCGGAGCTCCTCCTCCTGAGCTCTTCCCCGGGCCTGGGGACCGCCCGCTCGCTGGGTTTGGGACGCCTGTGCCAGCCAAGGACACGGAGACCAG GGAGCGCATGGAGGCCATGGAAAAGCAGATTGCCAGTCTCACAGGCCTGGTGCAGAGTGCCCTACTGCGAGGCTCAGAGCCTGAGACCCCCAG TGAGAAGATTGAAGGCTCCAACGGAGCAGCCACCCCTTCAGCAC CCTGTGGGTCAGGTGGCCGGAGCAGCGGGGCCACCCCAGTGTCCGGTCCTCCTCCACCATCAGCCAGCAGCACCCCTGCAGGGCAACCTACAGCCATCAGCCGTTTGCAGATGCAGCTGCACCTGCGTGGCCTGCAGAACAGCACCAGTGACCTGCGCGGCCAACTACAGCAATTGCGTAAACTCCAG CTCCAGAACTTGGAGTCGTTGCGCGTGTTGCTGAAGGGCACGGAGGCGGAGCTGAGCATGCGCGTGTCGGAGGCGGCGCGGCGGCAGGAGGACCCGCTGCAGCGGCAGCGCACCCTGGTGGAGGAGGAGCGGCTGCGCTACCTCAACGACGAGGAGCTCATTACCCAGCAGCTCAA TGACCTGGAAAAGTCAGTGGAGAAGATCCAGAGGGACGTGTCCCACAACCACCGGCTGGTGCCTGGGCCCGAGCTGGAGGAGAAGGCACTGGTGCTGAAGCAGCTTGGGGAGACACTGACTGAGCTCAAGG CTCACTTCCCAGGTCTGCAGAGCAAGATGCGGGTTGTGCTGCGTGTGGAGGTGGAGGCTGTGAAGTTCCTGAAGGAGGAGCCACAGCGCCTGGATGGGCTACTCAAGCGCTGCCGTGGGGTCACAGACACGCTGGCCCAGATCCGAAG GCAAGTGGATGAGGGTGTGTGGCCACCCCCTAACAGCCTCCTGAACCAGTCCCCCAAGAAGGTGATGGCTGAGACTGACTTCAACAAGACCTTGGACTTTGAAATGCCACCCCCGAGCCCTCCACTGAACCTCCATGAACTGAGTGGGTCGGCTGAGGGAGCCCCGACTACCCCCAAGGGGATCAACCCCACCAAAGGCCTGGACACTCCTGGCAAGAGAAGCATGGACAAGGCTGTGTCTGTTGAG GCTGCTGAGCGGGACTGGGAGGAGAAGCGGGCAGCCCTGACCCAGTACAGTGCCAAGGACATCAACCGGCTGCTGGAAGAGACACAGGCGGAGCTGCTGAAGGCCATCCCTGACCTGGACTGTGCGAGCAAGGCCCACCCGGGCCTGGCCCCCACCCCTGACCACAAGCCCCCCAAGGTCCCCCACGGCCAGAAGGCAGCCCCCCGGACGGAGCCCAGTGGGAGGAGGGGCTCAG ACGAGCTGACCGTGCCCCGGTACCGCACAGAGAAGCCGTCCAAGTCACCCCCGCCACCCCCTCCACGCCGGAGCTTCCCGTCCTCCCACGGCCTGACCACCACGCGCACTGGGGAGGTTGTGGTCACCAGCAAGAAGGACTCAGCCTTCATCAAG AAGGCTGAGTCCGAGGAGCTGGAGGTGCAGAAGCCCCAAGTGAAGCTGCGCCGGACAGTGTCCGAGGTGGCCCGCCCAGCCTCCACGCCGCCCATCATGGCCTCTGCCATCAAGGATGAGGACGATGAGGACCGCATCATTGCAGAGCTGGAG GTGTTTGAAAGAAGCTCAGTGTCTTCCCTACCCCCCACGCCCCGCCGCCAGCTGATCCCCACCTTGCTGTCCCCCCAGGATCTGGGGTTCCCTGTGGGCTCAGCCCCGGGCCCTACGTGGAAG gCTGCTCCAGGCCCTAAAGCCTTCTGCATCCCTCGGATCATCTTGACGGAGTGTGCCCctaaccctccctccccaccagaaGACAGGCTTGAAGAACTGACTCCCACCCCAAGACCCCGGACCCTGGCTGGCAGCAAGAGGGGCTGGGATGGCCCACAGGCCCTGCCAGGCATAGTGGCCACGGCTTCccagcccaggagcagctgggTGCCTGAGAAGGAAGGGGCAGTTCTGAAGAGACTGGAGATAGGGGGTTGCAGCCCAGAGGAGGGAGGAGCTGGGGTCCCTGGTCCTCAGAGACCAGCCCTGGACGGGACTCAGAAGCCCTCCACTGCTGAGACTCATGTGGGGGAGACCCCCAGGGACTCTGAACAAGGTGCCCACCCCTGCAGGAGGGAGTGCAATGGCCAGCCTGCTGTTGGCCCAGGCTGTACAACGAGAGGTACTACCACTCAACGGATGGACAGCCTGGAAGAGATGCTCCGGGAGCTGGAAGCCACACTGAGCCAGATGGGCACAGCCCTCACTGCGGGGCCCCCTGGTGGCCCCCCATTTCCATCCCCTGGTGCCCAGGTGGTTGCCTCCGCCctgtcctctcctcctgccttcaCGCTCCCGTCTCTCATCTTGAgagccctctcctcccaccggccTTCCCTCAGCTCCTGCCACTCTCCTGGGAGCCTGGCACCAGGCAGCATTTGCGGGCAGAGCCCCAGGGAGGCTGGGAAGCTGGCCTACCCAGGGATCCGCCCAACCAGACCTCGCAGGGACCAGCGCCCTCCCCTCTGCTCTGTATCTGTAAACCAGCAAATAAAGTTCTCTCCCCCTTCTCCAACCCCACGCTCCCCGCGCCCTGTCCTGTCcgactctctgtctctcatttttCTGCCTGCGCCTCTGGATTCATTCTGA